DNA sequence from the Methanofollis formosanus genome:
CCAGCGGCTCAGCCAGGACTACGGCTTCAGGGCGGTTCTCTATTTCGAGGAGGAGATGGGGAGGATCGGCGACCTTGCGGCCGATGAGAAGGCGTACAAAAATGTACCCGAGACCGAACGGCCGTTCATCTCGGTGGACGGGTTCCTGAAATTCGCGAGGGAGTTCGATCCCTACTCCTTCGAACTGCGGCTCAAGGATCTCCCGATCATCATCGAGGTCGCGGCCGTCGGCGAGATCGAGGGCGAGCCCTACATGACCGGGCTGATGCCGTTCCTCGACGACCTCGAGGACTTCGAGGAACCCGAGGTCGTCGAGTAAGTCAGGCGCCGGCCCGGTCTTCCATGGCGGCGAGGGCCTTCCTCGCGGCGGCCCGCCTGGCGTCGGCCTTGCTCCGGCCCAGGCCCCTGGCCGAGAGGATGCCGGGGACAGTGACCGCACAGGCGAAGGTCGGGGCATGGTCCGGGCCTTCGCGCCCGAGGATGTGGTACTCCGGCATCTCGCAGCACTCCTGCTGGAGATGTTCCTGGAGTCTGCCGATGACGTTGCCGCCGGGGTCGAAGTGGAGGACGTCATCGGCGATGAGCCCGAGGACGATCTCGCGCGTCCGGTCGAGGCCGAGGTGGAGATAGAGGGCGCAGATGAAGGCCTCGAAGACGTCGGCGATGATCGAGCGGGTGAGGGGCTGGCCTGCGCCGAGGAGGATGTGCTGTTCGAGCCCGATCCCGGTCGCGGGGACGATCGTCCCGAGGTGCTCGTTCTTGGTCGCTTCCATCCGTTTGGAGAGCGCCCCTTCAGAGCAGTCGAAGTGGCTGAAGAGGTATTCGGCCACGATAAAGTTGAGGACGCGGTCGCCGAGGAACTCGATCCGCTCGTAGTCGGGGCGGGGCAGGAGAGGACCGAGGGGATGTTCGTAGGCGTAGGACCGGTGCGTCATGGCCTGGTCGAAGCGTGCGATGGCCTCGTCGTCGAGGTCGGTGACGCCGATCCCGGGCTGTGCAAGAAATTCTGTGAGTTCTATTTTTCTGGTCCATTCCATCGGAAAACCACCGTCAGGTGAGGTCGGTCTGGCCGCCGGCCTGGGAAAAGGCTATTGTGCAGGAAAATATAGGAGTGACGCATTATGAAGATGCTCATCGGCGGAGAATGGAAGGCGGCAGCGAGCGGCAGGGAGATGGAGGTGGTCAACCCGGCGACCTGGGAGACGGTCGGGACGGTCCCCTCGGGCGGGCACGAGGATGCCGGTGCGGCGGTGGACGCCGCGGGCGAGGCGTTCGCGCCGTGGGCCGACCTCCCGCCGGTCGAGCGGGGGAAGGTCCTTTTCAGGACGGCGGTGCTGGTGCGCGAGGAGACGGAGCGCCTGGCGGCCACCCTTGTTGCAGAGCAGGGTAAACCCCTACGGGAGGCGACCGACGAGGTGCGGGGTTTCGCGCATGTCCTGGAGTACTACGCGGGACTTTCGTCGTCGCTGTACGGCGAGAGCATCAACACGAAGGCCTACGGCCGGATCATTGTCGAGCGGCGTCCCCTGGGAGTCTGTGCCGGGATCATCCCCTGGAATATGCCGGTGATGATCGCGGGCTGGAAGATCGGGCCGGCCCTGACTGCCGGGAACACCATGGTCCTCAAACCGGCGAGCACCACGCCGCTGACGACCCTGGCCATCGGCGACCTCTTCTTGAAGGCAGGGTTGCCGGCCGGGGTGCTCAATATCGTCACTGGCCCTGGCGAGACGCTGGGCGAGGCCCTGGTCACGCATCCAGTGGTCAGGAAGGTCTCGTTCACCGGCGAGATCGGGACCGGGCGGCACGTGGCCGAGACGGCGGCCCAGACGATGAAGCATGTGACCCTGGAACTCGGCGGGAGCGATCCGATGATCGTCTGCGACGACGCCGACCTCGCGGTCGCCGCGGCCGGGGCGGCGGGCGGGCGGTTCTACAACTGCGGGCAGACCTGCACGGCGGTGAAGCGGGTGTATGTCTTCTCGGATGTCGCCGACCGGTTCAGGGAACTGCTCGTCGAGAAGACGCGGGCGATCACCGTCGGAGACGGCATGGAGAAGGGGGTGCGGATGGGCCCGCTGAACAACGCGGCCGGGCTCGAGCGGATCGAGACGGTGGTCGAGGACGTGCGGGACGAGGCGGAGGTCCTCGTCGGCGGGAAGAGGCCGGAGGGGAAGGGGTTCTTCTATGAGCCGACGCTGATCACCGGCCTTCCCGTCGACGCCCCCTCCCTCCGCGAGGAGGTCTTCGGCCCGGTGCTCCCGGTCGTGGAGGTCGAAGACCTCGACGAGGCGGTGGCGGCGGCGAACGGAACCCGCTACGGTCTCGGGGCATCGATCTGGACGAAAGATCTCGGGCGGGCCGAACGCGGCTGCCGTGACCTGGAGGCCGGCATCGTCTGGGTGAACCAGCACCTCAAGGCACCGCCGGAGACGCCGTTTGGCGGGGTGAAGTGGAGCGGCACCGGACGGGAGAACGGACCGCACGCGCTTGAGCGCTATACCGAGGAGAAGGCGCTGTTGATCCGGTCGTGAGGGGGGAGGCGTGCCCCCAGTCGCAACGTGCCCCGCCGATCGATCCTGCAAAATAAGGTAAGGTATTCAGATCAGACCGGGACAGATCTCCTGCGCTCTGTTCTGAACTCCCGCAACCATAAAATAGTACACTTCAGAGTATAATACTTATGAGTGTCTTCCTCGACCGGGAGCGGGAACTCTCCCAGCTCCATGAGCGATACCAGAGCGACGGTGCGGAGTTCATGGTGCTCTACGGCAGGCGGCGGGTCGGAAAAAGCGAACTCATCGATCAGTTCCTCCGTACCTCCAGAGGAATCCACCTGATCGCCAGGGAGGAATCAAAACAACTGCAACTCAGAAAATTTTCTGCAGACCTGAGTGCCTACTTCCAGGATCCCTTCCTTCAAAAAAACGGTTTTTCCGACTGGGACAGTTTTTTCGAGTATCTCATCCAGCACGCAGATCCCCGTGTCGTGGTCGCCATCGACGAATTCCCTTATCTGATCAAGGAAGACCCCTCGCTTCCCTCGGTGCTACAGGAATACTGGGATACGCACCTGAAAAATACCTCGATTTTTCTCATCCTCTCAGGGTCGAGCATATCGATGATGGAGTCTGCGACCATGGACTATAAAAGTCCCCTTTTTGGCAGGAGAACCGGGCAGATCCTCCTGCACCCTCTCAGGTTCATCCATGTGCTCGATTACCTTGGGGACATGAAGAAGGCGGTCGAGTTCTACGCGGTCTTTGGAGGGACGCCGGCATACCTCATGGCTGCCGATCCGGAAGAGAACATCCTGAAAAATATCGAAGAGAAGGTGATGAGGGAAGATTCGTTTCTCTTCAGGGATGTGGATTTCGTCCTCAGGACCGAACTTGTCGAGCCAAGGTATTACTTCTCTATCCTCTACTCTCTCGCACAGGGGAACAACAGGATAGGCCTCATCTGCAACGATACCGGGCTTTCCAAGAGTGTCGTCAACAAGTACCTCTCGATCCTTATCGATCTGAAACTGGTGCACCGACGCATCCCTGTGACCGAAGGGCAGAAGAGCAGAAAAGGTCTCTACTTCCTCTCAGACAACCTTTTTGACTTCTGGTTTTCGTTCGTCAATCCCTACCTCGATACGCTTGAGCGCGGCAACGCACCACTGATCGTGGACCGATACGTGCGGCCGCACTTTGCGCGGTACGTCGGCAAGCACTTCGAGGGCATGGTGACGGACCTCTTCGACTCCTTCAATCGGCACGGCCTCCTGCCGTTCGTCTTCACCAGAATCGGGAGTTGGTGGCACCGGGGAGAGGAGATCGATATCGTCTGCCTCGCCGAGGACGAACACCGGATCCTCTTCTGCGAGTGTAAGTGGCAGGACGGGGTCGATGCCACCGAGGTCATCGCCGGGCTACGGCGGAAAGCACCTCTGGTTTCATGGCATAACGACCGGCGGAAGGAGTGTTTCTGCGTCGTTGCGCGGTCGTTCTCGCGCAGGGCCGACGGCGAGGATATCTGTCTCGACCTCGATGATTGTACGGCACTTGTGGAGAAAGTGCGGACAGGGAAGGAATGAGTGGCATGCCTCATCTATCCCGGGAGTGCTGTACCCCAGGTTATGGGAGATCCGGGATCAAATCTTCACCTCTGCATCCCGCCTGATGATGGATCTCATCCTCTGTGTTCTGGCGGACAAATTGTAAATTCCATTTTCAATTTGTCCACATATGCCTGCCTCGAGCCCCCGCATGACTGATACGCAGAGGACAGCACCAACCTCCAGACGATCAGCCCCCGGTGCGATCGATGTGGGAAGGCATGAGATCAGAGTTTCTGAAACAGAGGGCATGATGATCAGACGTGCCGCCCTCAATTGCAGAATCTTCCCCGCCGTCTCGCGCCGGGGGGAAACCCCCCCGACCCCCCTCGACGAAGATAGCCAGGGGGAGGCATGATGCTCGACTTCGATGCACTCCTCGAACGCAAAGATGAGGATCAAGAATCGATCCAGTTCTGGTATGATATTTTCATCCGGTATGCTTGAAGCGTGCTTTCGCTTCATGCCTAATTCTGCAGAGCAATAAAAAAGGGAGGGACTTTCAGTCCCTGAAGAGCACGTGGGTGGTCATCGAGCTGGCGCCGAAGAACTGCTTGCAGAACTCTCCCATCTTCTTGGGGCCGTATTCCTTGCAGGAGAAGATGTCGAGGTAGGCGGCGTTGGTCTCGTTCGCGAAGTGGCCGGAGACAAGGGAGGTCTCGATGAGCTGGGTCATCGAGTAACCGGCGACCTTCTCGTTCGGGCCGAAGTGGACGACGGTCGGCTCGCCGAAACGCTTCATGTCGATGAGGTCGCAGAGCTCAACGATAAACCGTCTGATCGCGTCGGCGTCTCTGATCGTCTCAGGGTCGCAGTCCTTGAGGTCGACACTGGTGTACAGCCCCCAGGAGCCCCGCTCTCTGAACTGCTCGATGATTTCGTCGTCAGAGAGGGCGTCC
Encoded proteins:
- a CDS encoding ATP-binding protein, with amino-acid sequence MSVFLDRERELSQLHERYQSDGAEFMVLYGRRRVGKSELIDQFLRTSRGIHLIAREESKQLQLRKFSADLSAYFQDPFLQKNGFSDWDSFFEYLIQHADPRVVVAIDEFPYLIKEDPSLPSVLQEYWDTHLKNTSIFLILSGSSISMMESATMDYKSPLFGRRTGQILLHPLRFIHVLDYLGDMKKAVEFYAVFGGTPAYLMAADPEENILKNIEEKVMREDSFLFRDVDFVLRTELVEPRYYFSILYSLAQGNNRIGLICNDTGLSKSVVNKYLSILIDLKLVHRRIPVTEGQKSRKGLYFLSDNLFDFWFSFVNPYLDTLERGNAPLIVDRYVRPHFARYVGKHFEGMVTDLFDSFNRHGLLPFVFTRIGSWWHRGEEIDIVCLAEDEHRILFCECKWQDGVDATEVIAGLRRKAPLVSWHNDRRKECFCVVARSFSRRADGEDICLDLDDCTALVEKVRTGKE
- a CDS encoding ribonuclease III family protein; this translates as MEWTRKIELTEFLAQPGIGVTDLDDEAIARFDQAMTHRSYAYEHPLGPLLPRPDYERIEFLGDRVLNFIVAEYLFSHFDCSEGALSKRMEATKNEHLGTIVPATGIGLEQHILLGAGQPLTRSIIADVFEAFICALYLHLGLDRTREIVLGLIADDVLHFDPGGNVIGRLQEHLQQECCEMPEYHILGREGPDHAPTFACAVTVPGILSARGLGRSKADARRAAARKALAAMEDRAGA
- the speD gene encoding S-adenosylmethionine decarboxylase, which encodes MTTWDALSDDEIIEQFRERGSWGLYTSVDLKDCDPETIRDADAIRRFIVELCDLIDMKRFGEPTVVHFGPNEKVAGYSMTQLIETSLVSGHFANETNAAYLDIFSCKEYGPKKMGEFCKQFFGASSMTTHVLFRD
- a CDS encoding aldehyde dehydrogenase family protein translates to MKMLIGGEWKAAASGREMEVVNPATWETVGTVPSGGHEDAGAAVDAAGEAFAPWADLPPVERGKVLFRTAVLVREETERLAATLVAEQGKPLREATDEVRGFAHVLEYYAGLSSSLYGESINTKAYGRIIVERRPLGVCAGIIPWNMPVMIAGWKIGPALTAGNTMVLKPASTTPLTTLAIGDLFLKAGLPAGVLNIVTGPGETLGEALVTHPVVRKVSFTGEIGTGRHVAETAAQTMKHVTLELGGSDPMIVCDDADLAVAAAGAAGGRFYNCGQTCTAVKRVYVFSDVADRFRELLVEKTRAITVGDGMEKGVRMGPLNNAAGLERIETVVEDVRDEAEVLVGGKRPEGKGFFYEPTLITGLPVDAPSLREEVFGPVLPVVEVEDLDEAVAAANGTRYGLGASIWTKDLGRAERGCRDLEAGIVWVNQHLKAPPETPFGGVKWSGTGRENGPHALERYTEEKALLIRS